In a genomic window of BD1-7 clade bacterium:
- the rmf gene encoding Ribosome modulation factor — MKTHKRSAIQRIFNHGYIAAIRGKSLSTCPYEEATDKHFQWTSGWREGRQDHWSGNAAFAGMHKAQMR, encoded by the coding sequence ATGAAAACACATAAACGCAGCGCTATTCAGCGTATCTTCAACCACGGCTACATCGCAGCTATCAGAGGTAAATCGTTAAGTACCTGTCCTTACGAGGAAGCCACAGACAAACACTTTCAATGGACATCCGGTTGGCGCGAAGGGCGTCAGGATCACTGGTCAGGCAACGCCGCCTTCGCTGGCATGCACAAAGCGCAAATGCGTTAA
- the rlmL gene encoding Ribosomal RNA large subunit methyltransferase K/L, translating to MKNRLFITCPKGVELLLEDEVQTLGLDSIQQSVGGIFAEGDLAAVYRVCLWSRLANRVIWLLAEAEVRTKEDLYRSVRDVYWPGCFALNKTFSVDFKGTNRFIKHSNYGGQLVKDGIVDAFNAEVGERPNVDSQSAQVHIFASVKRNRFVVGVDMAGGSLHRRGYRLAGAKAPLKENLAAALLVRAGVKTGEIQPVVDPMCGSGTLLIEAILTMLNIAPAIQRPSFGFEQILRHQPALWMEIYQDAVDKRDAAFANEARVMAYGFDADGRSIMAARDNATRAGVAEFIEFKPQSLKDFSPSLPEPGVLVCNPPYGERLSDRNQLFGLYQLLGQKLRQHCEGWEAAILSSDDDLIKALGLQKSRAYQFMNGALKAQWVLFKLYRKDKSLNPPAEPDPSVKSSDGNVWEKSAARIRSNEQAVSTSSENTADGPQSERFKKGVDMVSNRLRKNRKHLKKWLKRADTDAYRIYDADMPEYAFALDCYGEFFQITEYSAPKSVDKFAAFSRRQQFEEAVREVFELTPGQLFFKERTRQKGTSQYVKLDDSKAFFRVQEGNAHLLVNLKDYLDTGLFLDHRPVRKMIGEQAKGKRFLNLFAYTSAATVQAAQGGALASVSVDMSQTYQSWSLRNFKANRLDLKRHLLVRANVIDWLSEARDQFDLIFLDPPSFSNSKRMDDTFDVQRDHVNLIHKTMGRLDQEGTLIFSNNRRGFRLDKVLESHFDIQDITAKTIDEDFKRNAKIHQCWIISHKK from the coding sequence ATGAAAAACCGATTGTTTATTACCTGCCCTAAAGGGGTTGAACTGTTACTTGAAGACGAAGTGCAAACACTTGGGCTGGACAGTATCCAGCAGTCGGTCGGCGGTATTTTTGCCGAAGGTGACCTTGCCGCAGTTTATCGTGTCTGTCTTTGGTCGCGATTGGCTAATCGGGTAATTTGGCTTCTTGCAGAGGCTGAAGTACGTACCAAAGAAGATCTTTATCGATCTGTTCGTGATGTGTATTGGCCTGGGTGTTTTGCATTGAACAAAACCTTCTCTGTCGATTTCAAGGGTACTAACCGATTTATTAAGCACTCTAACTACGGTGGTCAGCTGGTTAAAGATGGCATTGTTGATGCGTTTAATGCTGAAGTGGGTGAACGACCGAATGTTGATTCTCAGTCTGCACAAGTGCATATATTTGCCTCGGTAAAACGAAACCGGTTTGTGGTGGGCGTTGATATGGCCGGCGGCAGCTTGCATCGTCGTGGCTATCGACTTGCGGGTGCTAAAGCACCGCTGAAAGAAAACTTGGCCGCTGCATTGCTGGTACGTGCGGGAGTGAAAACCGGCGAAATACAGCCGGTTGTGGATCCTATGTGTGGATCCGGTACGCTGTTGATTGAAGCCATATTGACCATGCTGAATATCGCGCCTGCGATTCAGCGACCATCATTTGGGTTTGAGCAAATATTGCGCCACCAGCCAGCGTTGTGGATGGAAATATACCAAGATGCAGTCGACAAGCGCGATGCTGCGTTTGCCAATGAAGCGCGTGTGATGGCTTATGGATTTGATGCAGACGGGCGTTCCATCATGGCCGCAAGAGACAATGCGACGCGCGCAGGTGTGGCTGAGTTTATTGAATTTAAGCCTCAATCATTGAAAGATTTTTCGCCTTCGTTACCTGAGCCTGGAGTGCTTGTATGCAACCCTCCCTACGGTGAACGATTGTCTGATCGTAATCAGCTGTTCGGTTTGTATCAGTTATTGGGACAAAAACTGCGCCAGCATTGTGAAGGTTGGGAAGCAGCAATCCTGAGTTCTGATGATGATTTAATCAAAGCACTGGGGCTCCAAAAATCCCGCGCGTATCAGTTTATGAATGGTGCGTTAAAAGCACAGTGGGTGTTGTTCAAATTATATCGCAAGGACAAATCCCTCAATCCTCCCGCAGAGCCGGATCCTAGCGTCAAGAGTAGTGATGGTAACGTTTGGGAGAAAAGTGCTGCCAGAATTAGAAGCAACGAACAAGCTGTCTCAACATCATCAGAGAATACGGCAGACGGGCCGCAATCCGAGCGATTCAAAAAGGGGGTGGATATGGTATCCAACCGCTTACGAAAGAATCGAAAACATCTCAAAAAGTGGCTTAAAAGAGCCGATACAGATGCTTACAGAATCTATGACGCAGATATGCCAGAGTATGCCTTTGCGTTGGATTGCTATGGCGAGTTTTTTCAAATTACTGAGTACTCCGCGCCTAAATCGGTTGATAAATTCGCCGCGTTTAGTCGTCGGCAGCAGTTTGAGGAAGCCGTTAGAGAGGTGTTTGAGCTGACGCCCGGTCAGTTGTTCTTCAAAGAGCGAACCCGCCAAAAGGGTACCAGCCAATACGTGAAGCTGGATGATTCCAAAGCATTTTTCAGAGTGCAGGAAGGTAATGCACACTTGTTAGTCAATTTGAAAGACTACCTCGACACGGGTTTGTTTTTGGATCATAGGCCGGTACGCAAAATGATTGGCGAGCAGGCCAAGGGCAAGCGATTCCTGAATCTTTTCGCTTACACCAGCGCGGCAACCGTGCAAGCTGCTCAGGGTGGCGCGTTGGCTTCTGTCAGTGTTGATATGTCGCAGACTTACCAGAGTTGGTCTTTGCGTAACTTTAAAGCCAATCGCCTCGACCTCAAACGCCATTTGCTGGTGCGAGCTAACGTTATTGACTGGTTGTCAGAAGCGCGAGATCAATTTGATCTGATTTTTTTAGATCCGCCGAGCTTCTCCAATTCCAAACGCATGGACGACACGTTCGATGTTCAACGCGACCACGTTAACCTCATTCACAAAACCATGGGGCGACTTGATCAGGAAGGCACACTGATATTTTCTAACAATCGTCGTGGGTTTCGATTGGATAAGGTGCTGGAGTCTCACTTCGATATTCAGGATATTACGGCAAAAACTATCGACGAAGACTTCAAACGTAACGCTAAGATTCATCAATGCTGGATAATTTCCCATAAGAAATAG
- the csrA_2 gene encoding Translational regulator CsrA, producing the protein MLILTRRVQEALVIGENVTVTVLSVKGNQVRLGIDAPADVKVHREEIYRRVKQAAEQEQAETEA; encoded by the coding sequence ATGCTGATACTCACTCGTCGAGTTCAGGAAGCATTGGTTATAGGGGAAAACGTTACTGTGACTGTGCTTAGTGTCAAAGGCAATCAAGTGCGTTTAGGAATTGATGCACCAGCTGATGTAAAAGTCCATCGTGAAGAAATCTATCGTCGTGTTAAACAGGCAGCAGAACAGGAACAAGCTGAAACTGAAGCCTAA